One Actinomycetospora corticicola genomic window, AGCCGGACGCCCGGGGCGTGCAGGACCGCGCCACCGTCGTCGCCTTCGACCTCGGCGACTGTGACGGGGACGAGGCCTACCGCCGCGTGACGTGGTACTTCCCGCAGCACGGGGAGGAGTTCCGGGAGTCCCGGGCGCAGGAGTTGTGCGACTGAGCGTCACGACCGCGGGCCCGTCCGGGTTCGATCGTTGCGTTCGGTCACACCGTGGACTGGCCGCTCGCGGAGCCGGGAATTCACGCGCCATGGGGTTGCGCGACACGGCCGGTCGGGTGCGGACGGCGCTGTTCCCGCGGCGGAGCGGGTTGCGTCGCTGGTCGGACCGGGTCGAGACCGCGGTCCTGCGGTGCGCGGTGGTGCTGTTCCTGCTCCTCGTGCCGGTCGCGATCGTGCTCGGGCAGCACGGAGCGGAGGACGCGACGCAGGCCGCCGACCGGACGCGCGCGGTCGCGCAGCCCGTCGACGCCACGGTGCTGGCCGCACCGGCCGTCGCCGGCCCCGCGGTCGGCTACGCCGGGGGCCTCGGGGACGTCGACGTCGCCTGGGTCGGCCCCGACCTCGCCCGCCACACGGCATCCGTCCCCGCCGCCCCCTCGCTCTCGCCCGGTGACCGGCTCCGGCTCTGGATCGGGCCGGGGGACCGCCCCGTGATCCCGCCCGCCAGCGCCACCGACGCGACGGTCGAGGGCATCGTCGACGCGGTCGGGGCGCTGGTCGGGGCGGTCCTGGTGCTGGGCTCGGTGCTGATCGCGGTCCGGTTCGCGCTGGACCGCGGCCGCATGCGGGACTGGGACGCGGACTGGTGGACGTTCGTCCACCGCCGCGACCGCGGGACGACGGGTTAGAGCAGACCCGACGTCAGGAAGTCGTCGCAGGTGATCGGCAGCGACCGCACCCGCACGCCGGTGGCGTGGTACGCGGCGTTGGCGATGGCCGCGGCCACCCCGACGATCCCGATCTCCCCGATGCCCTTCGCGCCCATCGGGTTGACGTAGGGGTCGTCCTCGTCGATCCAGGCGACCTCGACGTCGCGTACGTCGGCGTTGGCGGCCACGTGGTAGCCGGCGAAGTCGTGGTTCACCACGCCGCCGAACCGCGGGTCGACCACGCTCTCCTCGTGCAGGGCCATCGACAGCCCCCACACGAGGCCGCCCTGCAGCTGCGACCGGGCGAGCGCGGGGTTGAGGATGCGCCCCACCCCGAACACGCCGAGCAGGCGCGGCACCCGGATCTCGCCGGTGTCGGCGTGCACCGCGACCTCCGCGAACTGCGCGCAGTAGGCGGCCATCGCGTACTCCTCGGCCCACGGGTTGTCCGGGGTCGCGGCGTCGGCGTGGTCGCCGTCGTCGGGGGCGTCGCCGTACTTGTCGCGGAAGCGGTCGGCCGCCTCCACCACCGTCGAGCCCCACGACGCCGTGCCGGCCGACCCGCCCGCGATCGACCCGACCGGCACCTCGGTCGACCCGATCTCCACGGCGATCGACGCGACGTCGACCCCGAGCGCGTCCGCCGCGATCTGGGTCAGCACGGTGCGGGCGCCCTGCCCGATGTCGGCCGCCCCGATCGCGACGACGTACCGGCCGCCGGTGAAGGTGATCTCGGCGGTCGAGCCCGGCATCCGGAAGGCCGGGAAGGTCCCGGCGCCGACCCCGACGCCGTGCCACCAGCCGTCGACCAACCGCCGCCGCGGCGCCCGCTCCCACGTCGACCACCCGAACCGCTCGGCGCCGCTGCGCAGGCACTCCACCAGCCCGCGCGAGGAGAACGGCAGCCCGTTCTCCGGGTGCACGGACGGCTCGTTGCGCACCCGCAGCTCGATCGGGTCCAGGTCGAGCGCGACCGCCAGCTCGTCCATCGCGCACTCGAGCCCGAAGCTGCCCGGGGCCTCGCCCGGCGCGCGCATGTAGGTCGGGGCGTCGAGGTCGAGCGGCACCGCCCGGTGCGAGGTGCGGCGGTGCGGGGCGGCGTACATCGAGCGGCTCGACCCGCCGGCCGGCTCGACGAACTCCTTGTACCGTGCGGTCGCGCCGATGACGTCGTGCACGAGGGCGTCGATGCGCCCGTCCGGCTCGGCGCCGAGCGCCATGCGCTGCACCGTGACCGGCCGGTACCCGACGGTCTCGAACATCTGCCGTCGCCCGAGCGCGAACCGCACCGGACGTCCCGGGACCGCCCGCGCCGCGAGCACGGTCAGCACCGACCCGGCGTGCAGGAAGCCCTTGGTGCCGAACCCGCCGCCGACGTGCTGCGCGTGCACCACGACCTCGGTGTCGAACAGCGTCGCGAGCGTCTGCCGCGCCAGGTCGGCGCCCTGGCTCGCCTCGTACACCTCGACCCGGTCGTCGAACCACGTCGCGGTCGTCGCGTGCGGCTCCATCGGGTTGTGGTGCTCCATCGGCGTGGAGTACTCGGCCCTCATGACGACGGGTGCCGCGGCCAGCGCCGCGTCCGGGTCGCCGACGGTGCTGTCCGGGGGCTGCCCGTTGCCCAGCGCCGACGGGACGTAGGACTCGCCGTCGGGATCGAAGGCGGTCGTCGACGGCGCCTCGTCCACCGTCACGACGACGAGCCGCGCGGCCTCCGCCGCGACCTCCGGGTGCTCCGCGAGCACCGCGGCCACGAACTGCCCGCGGTGGTGGATCGTCGTGCCCTGCAGCACCCGGTGCTCCGGGTCGCCGGTGTCGCCGAGCGTGGGGGCGTCGTGGTGGGTGAGGACCGCGACCACGCCCGGCAGGGCCTGCGCCGCCGCGGTGTCGATCGCCGTGATCTCCCCGCGCGCGACCGTCGCCTGCACCGGGTGGAGCACCAGCGCGTCGGCGGCCGGGGTGTCGCCCGCGTAGGCCGCGGTGCCGGTGACCTTGTCCGGTCCCTCGATCCGCCGGACCGAGGTGCCCATGCTGCGGGCGTCCATCGTGGGTGCCCCCCGTCGCTCCGCTCGCCCGACCGTCATGCCGTACCTCCCGCGAGGGCTCGCAGCGTGCTGACGACCGTGCCGGTCACCAGCGGGATCTTGTAGGCGTTCCCGCCGAGCGGGCTGTCCACCGGCACCGCCGCCTCGAGCTCCGCCGCGATCGCGGCGCGGAACTCCTCGTCGGTGGCCGGGCGCCCGCGCAGGGCCGCCTCCGCCGTGCTCGCGCGCCAGGGCTTGTGGGCGACGCTGCCGAGCGCGATCCGGACGTCGACCACCGTGCCGTCCCGCACCTCCAGCGCGATCGCCGCGCTGACGAGCGCGAACGCGTAGGAGGCGCGGTCGCGCACCTTGCGGTAGGTCGAGTTCACGACGGCGGGGGTGGTCGCCGGCAGGTCGACCGCGGTGACGAGGTCGCCGTGCGCCAGGACCGTGTCGCGGGTCGGGTCGTCGCCCGGGAGCCGGTGGAACGCGACGGCGGGCACCGTGCGCGCCCCGTCCGGCCCGAGCACCTGGACCTGCGCGTCGAGCGCGACGAGCGCGACCGCGAGGTCCGACGGGTGCGTCGCGATGCAGCCGTCGCCCGCCGTGCCGAGGATCGCGTGGTAGCGCGCCCAGCCCTCGCGGGCCGAGCAGCCCTGGGAGAGGTCGCGCTTGGTGCACGGCGTCGTCCGGTCGGCGAAGTACGCGCAGCGGGTGCGCTGCAGCAGGTTGCCGCCCGTCGAGGCCATGTTGCGCAGCTGCCCCGACGCGCCCGCGAGGATCGCCGCGGCCACCGCCGGGTAGCGCTCGCGCACCCGCGGGTCCGCCGCGAGGTCGGAGTTCGGCACGCCCGCGCCGATCCGGAGCCCGCCGTCGGGGAGGTCCTCGATCGTCGTGCTCGTGACGCGCGAGACGTCGACCAGCTGCGACGGCTCGACGACGCCGAGCTTGAGGTGGTCGAGCAGGTTGGTGCCGCCGGCGAGGAACCGGGCGTCGGGGTCGGCGGCCAGGGTGGCGACCGCCTCGGACGCCTCGGTCGGCCGGGCGTAGGTGAAGGGTCTCATCGCTGCGTCTCCAGGGTCGAGCTCCGCCGCGCCGCGTCGTCCCGCGCGGCCTCCTCGACCGCCGTCACGATGTTGACGTAGGCCGCGCACCGGCAGAGGTTGCCGCTCATGCGTTCGGCGATCTCGGTGCGGTCGAGCGTCACGTCGGCGGTCAGGTCGGCGGTGACGGCGCTCGGCACGCCCCGCCGCGCCTCGTCGATGGCGCCGACCGCGGAGCAGATCTGGCCCGGCGTGCAGTAGCCGCACTGGTAGGCGTCGTTCGCGAGGAACGCCTCGGTCACCGGGTGCAGGTCACCGTCGGTCGCCAGGCCGTTCGCCGTGACGACGTCCGAGCCGTCCTTCGCGACGGCGAGCGTCAGGCACGAGAGCACCCGGCGCCCGTCGAGCAGCACGGTGCAGGCACCGCACTGGCCGTGGTCGCAGCCCTTCTTCGTGGTCGTGACGCCGAGGCGCTCCCGGAGGGCGTCGAGCAGGCTCGTGCGAGGGTCGACGTCGAGCGTGTGGCGCTCGCCGTCGACCGTGATGGACATGGGGATGGTGGTGGACATACCCGCCTCTGGTTCGCTCCGGCCGGTGTGGTCGGCGCGATCACCGTCCCACGTCGGCGGCGTCGCAGCCTGGGCGCGCGAATCCCAGGAAGCGCGGGAACACGACCCGTGCGGGCCCGGCTCACCGCTCCCGGGCGATGTCGATCGACGCCTCCGAGCCGTTCACCGCCGTGACGGTCGCCCGGAACCGGGCGGCCTGCCCGTCGAGGGTGCCGTCGCAGGTGGAGCTGGCCTCGACCTGGGCGGGCAGGTAGCCGGGGCAGATGACGTCGGCGGCGCCCGCGCGGGACCCGACCTCCGCGGCGAGCGCGTCGGCGGGCAGCTCCGGGCCGTAGTCCCCGTCCGCGACGGTCACCGTCCCGGGGCCGACCGGCCCCGTGACGGCGGGGGTGGAGACGGCCGGCAGCTCCGGCACACCCGTCGTCGGGAGCGAGCGCAGGAGGGACCCGGCGAGCACGGTGACGGAGACGGCTGCCGCGATCCCGAGCAGGAGGAACACCACCGAGAGCACGAGGCCCGTCGTCGCGAGCCCGCGTCCCGGTTGGCCGGTGCGGGCCGTCTGGCGGCGCCCGACGATCCCGAACACGATGCCCAGCGGGGAGAACAGGAAGGCGAACACGATGGCGAGGACCGCCATGACGTTCGTCCCGGCCGTCGGTGTCGGCGCCGGGCCGGGGGGCGGCCCCGGCGGCAGGGGAGCGCCGTGGCCGGCCGGGACGCGACCCTGCGGCGGCACCGGAGGACCGAACCCGCCGGGCTCCGGCGCGGGGGACGGGTACTGCGGCTGGCTCATGACGGTGTCCTCACCTGCAGGCCGGTCGGGTGTCGCCGGACGCTAGTGCGCGGTCCGATCACCGCGGGAGCGCTCGCGGCGCAGTGCCGTAGTGCCGGCGGCGGAAAGCAGTAGCGCAGCACCCGTCACCCGATCGCACTACTGCCGGTAACACCGGAGCAACGCACTCCGACATCCGCGGCATCGGACGTCGTCGGACGACGTCGGCGACTACTCGGGGGAGTACGCGGTGGGCACTGCGGAGAAGGTCTGGTCGGGAATCGGCGTGGCCCTGTTCGGCCTCGTCGGCGTCAGCGCCATGACCCCGTCGTCGAGTGCCACCACCCCGCTGGCCGTGAGTACGTCCACCGAGTCGCCCGTCCGCAGCACCGTCACGGTCACCGACGTCATCTCCGGCGACACCGTCCGCGCCGGGGACCAGGTCATCCGCGTGCTCGGCATCTCCTCCTGCGACCCCTCGACCCCGGGTGGGGCGGAGGCCAAGCAGATGGCGGAGGCGCTGCTCGGCGGCCGCGAGATCACGGTGCGGACCCAGCCGGGCCTCGACCGCGACGCCTCCGGACGCCTGCTCCGGTCGATCGACCTCGCGTACGGCGGGGACTACGGCCACTTCATGGTCGCCTACCCGCACACCGGGCCGGACGCCTCCAACGGCGTCGACCGCCAGACCGTCGCGGGCCTGCGCGAGGACGACGGCAACGGCCGCACCTGCGGCTGATCCCGGGGGACCGCGAGGTTCCATCGGCCTCGTGGAACGTTGCATCCGGGAACGCTCTGGCAGGCGCCCGGACGGCGTGACAGGGTTGTATCCATGGACATCGGACGCGTCCAGCGTCGTTTCACCGCCGAGCCCGTCGACTCCGTCATCCCCGCTGCTCCGGACGCCCCGGTCGAGCACGTCGAGACCCCCGAGCAGGACCCCGCGACCGTGCCGGCGGACGCCCGCTCGTGACCGCTCCGCACCGCGTGGTGGCGGTGCCGGACGTCCCGGCCGCCGTCCTCGGGTGGCGCACCTGGCGGGTCGGCCGCCGGGCGCAGCAACGCCACGTGCTCTTCTCCCCGCTCACCGGCACGCCCTGGCCGGTCGCACGGCCGATGGTCGCGGCGTGCGCGAGCCCCCGGCACACCCCGCCCGGCGACACGTGCCCCTGCGGGCTGTACGCCGTGGCCGACACGACCACCCTCGGCTGGAGCCCCTCGGACCACGAGGTGCTCGGCGTCGTGGCGCTGTGGGGCGAGGTCGTCGAAGGCGAACGCGGCTGGCGCGCCTCGCACGCCTACCCCCGCTTCCTGCTTACCGGCCCGGGCATCTCGCCCGAGCAGCGCGCGGTCGTCGCACGGCGCTACGGCGTCGGAGTGCACGCGCTCGACCGCTCGCCGCGGGACCTGGCGCGCACCCTCGCCCGGCCCGCCGCCGACGCCCTGCGGCTGGCCACCGACCCGGCCGACGTGGCGGACCTGCTGGCCGAGGCCACCCGTCGTCGGGAGCCCGTGGTGCCGGCACCGCGCCGCCGGGGATGGCGCTCCTGGCTCACGGCGTGAGGCGCAGCAGCGTCCCCACCACGTGGGCCCCGAGGTGCCGGCCGAGCTGGCGGTAGACCTCCACCTGGTCGTCGTCGAGCGCGGCGGTCTCGTGGGGGAACCCGGGGTGCGTCGCGGCGTACCCGATCACCGTGTCGGGGACGTCCGCGGTCAGCCGCGGCATCGCGAGCACGAGCCGGCCGCGGCGCCCCGAGGCGTAGGTGATCCGGCCGGACACCACGGCCGTGCCCGCGAGGCGGGTGCGGAACGGGCCGGTCGCGTCGGCGGGGAGGCCGGAGCCCGGCTCGAGGTCCGACACGTCGTCGACCTCGATGCCGCGGGGGAGGGCCAGCGGGCCGCCGCCGACGTCGATGACGACGGTCGTCGCGCACTCCTGGCGCAGCGCGGCGGCGACGCCGACATGTTCGTCGACGTAGCAGAGGTAGCCGTCCGGCCGGATCCAGCCGGTCGCGCGCAGCACCTGCAACGCGCCCAGGCTGACCGCGGCCGCCCGGACACCACCCCCCGCGGCGCAGATCCCGACGGTG contains:
- a CDS encoding Rv1733c family protein — its product is MGLRDTAGRVRTALFPRRSGLRRWSDRVETAVLRCAVVLFLLLVPVAIVLGQHGAEDATQAADRTRAVAQPVDATVLAAPAVAGPAVGYAGGLGDVDVAWVGPDLARHTASVPAAPSLSPGDRLRLWIGPGDRPVIPPASATDATVEGIVDAVGALVGAVLVLGSVLIAVRFALDRGRMRDWDADWWTFVHRRDRGTTG
- a CDS encoding thermonuclease family protein, with amino-acid sequence MGTAEKVWSGIGVALFGLVGVSAMTPSSSATTPLAVSTSTESPVRSTVTVTDVISGDTVRAGDQVIRVLGISSCDPSTPGGAEAKQMAEALLGGREITVRTQPGLDRDASGRLLRSIDLAYGGDYGHFMVAYPHTGPDASNGVDRQTVAGLREDDGNGRTCG
- a CDS encoding 2Fe-2S iron-sulfur cluster-binding protein; the protein is MSITVDGERHTLDVDPRTSLLDALRERLGVTTTKKGCDHGQCGACTVLLDGRRVLSCLTLAVAKDGSDVVTANGLATDGDLHPVTEAFLANDAYQCGYCTPGQICSAVGAIDEARRGVPSAVTADLTADVTLDRTEIAERMSGNLCRCAAYVNIVTAVEEAARDDAARRSSTLETQR
- a CDS encoding FAD binding domain-containing protein, whose amino-acid sequence is MRPFTYARPTEASEAVATLAADPDARFLAGGTNLLDHLKLGVVEPSQLVDVSRVTSTTIEDLPDGGLRIGAGVPNSDLAADPRVRERYPAVAAAILAGASGQLRNMASTGGNLLQRTRCAYFADRTTPCTKRDLSQGCSAREGWARYHAILGTAGDGCIATHPSDLAVALVALDAQVQVLGPDGARTVPAVAFHRLPGDDPTRDTVLAHGDLVTAVDLPATTPAVVNSTYRKVRDRASYAFALVSAAIALEVRDGTVVDVRIALGSVAHKPWRASTAEAALRGRPATDEEFRAAIAAELEAAVPVDSPLGGNAYKIPLVTGTVVSTLRALAGGTA
- a CDS encoding DUF4190 domain-containing protein, which gives rise to MSQPQYPSPAPEPGGFGPPVPPQGRVPAGHGAPLPPGPPPGPAPTPTAGTNVMAVLAIVFAFLFSPLGIVFGIVGRRQTARTGQPGRGLATTGLVLSVVFLLLGIAAAVSVTVLAGSLLRSLPTTGVPELPAVSTPAVTGPVGPGTVTVADGDYGPELPADALAAEVGSRAGAADVICPGYLPAQVEASSTCDGTLDGQAARFRATVTAVNGSEASIDIARER
- a CDS encoding xanthine dehydrogenase family protein molybdopterin-binding subunit; the encoded protein is MTVGRAERRGAPTMDARSMGTSVRRIEGPDKVTGTAAYAGDTPAADALVLHPVQATVARGEITAIDTAAAQALPGVVAVLTHHDAPTLGDTGDPEHRVLQGTTIHHRGQFVAAVLAEHPEVAAEAARLVVVTVDEAPSTTAFDPDGESYVPSALGNGQPPDSTVGDPDAALAAAPVVMRAEYSTPMEHHNPMEPHATTATWFDDRVEVYEASQGADLARQTLATLFDTEVVVHAQHVGGGFGTKGFLHAGSVLTVLAARAVPGRPVRFALGRRQMFETVGYRPVTVQRMALGAEPDGRIDALVHDVIGATARYKEFVEPAGGSSRSMYAAPHRRTSHRAVPLDLDAPTYMRAPGEAPGSFGLECAMDELAVALDLDPIELRVRNEPSVHPENGLPFSSRGLVECLRSGAERFGWSTWERAPRRRLVDGWWHGVGVGAGTFPAFRMPGSTAEITFTGGRYVVAIGAADIGQGARTVLTQIAADALGVDVASIAVEIGSTEVPVGSIAGGSAGTASWGSTVVEAADRFRDKYGDAPDDGDHADAATPDNPWAEEYAMAAYCAQFAEVAVHADTGEIRVPRLLGVFGVGRILNPALARSQLQGGLVWGLSMALHEESVVDPRFGGVVNHDFAGYHVAANADVRDVEVAWIDEDDPYVNPMGAKGIGEIGIVGVAAAIANAAYHATGVRVRSLPITCDDFLTSGLL